Genomic DNA from Acidisoma sp. PAMC 29798:
CCGCTGAGTTCCGTTGAAATGCGCGATGGATGACCGGAGTTTCCTGACGTGACCAGACGAATCATCATCGACACGGACCCGGGCCAAGACGACGCGATCGCCATCCTGCTCGCCCTCGCCTCACCCGAGGACGTGACGGTGGAGGCCATCGTCGCCTGCGCCGGCAATGTGCCGCTGACGCTGACCGCCACCAATGCGCGCAAGATCTGCGAATTGGCAGGGCGGCCGGATATCCCCGTCTATGCCGGCTGTCCCCGCCCGATGGCGGCGCGACCGCTGGTGACGGCCGAGCATGTCCATGGCGCGACCGGTCTGGACGGGCCAGTCTTGCCTCAGCCCCTGATGGCGTTGCAGGCCCAGCATGGCGTCGATTTCCTGGTCGATATCCTGCGCGCGCAGCCGGCCGGCACCATCACCCTGTGTGCTCTCGGGCCGCTGACGAATATCGCCATGGCCCTGGTCAAGGCGCCGGATATTGCACCGCGCATTCGCGAAATCGTCCTGATGGGCGGCGCCTATTTCGAGGTTGGCAACATCACGCCGACGGCGGAATTCAACATCTACGTCGACCCGGACGCGGCGGCGATCGTGCTCGGCAGCGGTGTGCCCATCGTCATGATGCCCTTAGACGTGACGCATCAGGTTTTGACGACCGAGCCCCGGCTTGAACGCATCCGCGCGCTGCCGAACCAGAGCGGTAAGGCCGCATCTGCGATGCTCAACTTCTCCGAGCGTTTCGACCTCAAGAAATACGACAGCCTGGGCGCGCCGCTGCACGACCCCTGCGTGATCGCCTATTTAATCCGCCCGGAGCTTTTCCAGGGTCGTCACATCAATGTGGAGATCGAAACGGCGAGCCCGCTGACCATCGGCATGACGGTTGCGGACTGGTGGCGCGTGACGGATCGCGTGCCGAACGCGACCTTCATGCGCTCGGTCGATCACGAAGGCTTCTACGCCTTGCTCGAAGAACGGCTGGCGCGGCTGCCGTAACGGAAGGTTGACAGCACATGCAGTTCGGGAGGGTCGCAGCGCTTGAGGACGCCTATCTGAAGCGGACGCTCGACAAGACCATCTCACCCCAAGACCACATGTACAATACCGGCCCGGATTGGTATTTCTCTGTGGGTGTGGATGGGCTTCGGGTCGTTCTGCGCGCGCTGGCGATGGGACGCCTGAACGAGGTCAATCACATTCTCGATCTTCCCTGCGGCCATGGCCGTGTCGCGCGACATCTGCACGCCTGCTTTCCGAATGCCCATCTCACCTTCGCCGATATCGATACCGATGGGGTCGATTTCTGCGTGGAGCGCTTTGGGGGCACGGGTATTTACTCGCAACCCGACCTCTCCCAGGTTGCCTTCGACGTGACCTATGATCTCATCTGGATCGGCTCGCTCTTTACGCATGTCGAGCAGGCGCGGGCGGAAACCTGGCTGCGGCATCTGTGTGGCTTACTCGCGCCAAACGGCGTGCTCATCGCGACGCTCCACGGCAACTGGAGCAAAGAGGTCCAGCGCAGCTACGGGGCGATGATCGGGGACGCCGAATGGGCGAAGATCATGGCGGGATACGAGCTGACGGGTTGGGGCTATGCCCGCTATCCCGGCCCCGACAATTACGGCGTGTCGCTGTGCCGCGCATCGACCGTGATGGCGATGGCCGGCCGGATCGAGGGCGTGCGCATTCTGAGCTATACCGAGCGCGGCTGGGCGGGAAACCATGACGTTCTGGTCATGGAAAAATGGGACCGGATGGAAAAGTTTTGAGGCGTCCTGTGCTTCTTCGCGTCCCGATGCGGGCCTTGCGCGATCGCCATCATCTCACACGCGCCAGCGCCGGTCTCGGCTTCCTCGTCGTTCTCCTGTTGCTTCTCTGCGCCGTGGTCGGCGCCCCGTTCGCGCTGATCAACGTCTATCGTGAAATCACCAAAGCTGTTGACGGTAACGCCGTTTATCTCACGCCATGGCCGGGAGACGATACCGATACAATCGTATCGGCATCAAGCTGACGCATATCGACGAAGTTGGGAACCGCGCCACGATTCAGGTCAGCGGCTACCATTACTGTATCGGAAATTGCAGTCATACGCGCGACCGCCTTCTGGTCTCCGCCTATCAAGCGCAGGGGCGGAATGCGGTATCGGTGCCAACATCGGCCACCATCGATCTGCCGAGCGACGACAGCGAAATCAGCAGCACAATTGTCCTGCCGATCGACGGCCAGATCACGCTTTATCCCTTCGATACCTATGCCTTGCGCATCGGCGTCGCCGTCGAACGGACGCAGACGGATGCGCAAGGTCAGACGCGCAGCTTTATCGACTCCAGTGGCCAAAAGGGCAGTCTTATGCTGTCGTTCAGTGAAACGATCCCGCGTCTGGACGCATCTGCCCCCCGCGCCGTGGATCCGGTTCAGGCAACGCCCGCACGCGCGCCCTATCGCTACGCCTCCGCCTTCGAGGTGACGCTCAGCAGGCCCTTGTACACCAAGGTCGTCGTTGTCGTTCTGGTGGGCTTGATCCTGATGGCATCGGTCCTGGTGGTGCTTCTGACCACCTTCCATGACCTCGTCCTCAATATCGGGGCGACGATCCTCGGCATCTGGGGTGCCAGGGCCCTTCTGCTTGGGGAATTCCCCCCGGACACGACATTGATCGACCTCATTCTGCTGGGCACGATCGTCTTCGTGATGCTGGGGGTGGGGGTGAAGTCGCTGTACTATTTTGGCCACGCCTTCCGACGCCGAAAGAACGACCGCTAGACCGCGATTGATTTAAGCCTGAATGGCTCCTCGCACTCACTGCGTCATGCTCGGCGACGGCATGCCATGACGGGAGACTTGGTCGTTGAACCAGCTTAAATCCATCCCGCAATAGCCGTATCCCGCCCTACTTCCGGGGCTTCTTCGGACCAGGAACCTGGATGAAGGACATCAGGCTGTCCTCCAGCACCAAGGCCGTCAACCGCCCGCCATACACCGCCCCGGTATCGATGCCGATCCGGTTGACCCGCACGGTCGGGTCGTCCTTGGGCGTGTGGCCATGAACCACCACTGCCGCCAGCGGTTCCGGCCAGGACAGAAAGGGTTGCCTGATCCAGACGAGGTCGTGCGGGTCCTGCGCATCGATCGGAACGCCGGGCCGAATACCGGCATGGACAAAGATATAGCCGCCGCGCTGATAGCTCAGCTTCTCGCCACGCAGAACCGCCATCTGATCTGGCGGAATGAGGTTTTCGATATGCGGCGGCTCGGGTCGCTTCGGAATGCCCCAATCGGTGAGGCAGGTGTCCCCGCCGTTGCGCCGCCAGTGGCGCATCGACTCACCCCCGAACTCCAGCGCTTCCAGGCACAACTCCTCGTGATTGCCCCGCAGATTGATCATCTCCCCGCCGATCGGCGAACCGGCGGCGACGCGCGCCAACACGGCGGCGCTGTCCGGCCCACGATCGATGAGATCCCCCAGATGAATGATGATGGCCTCGGCCACCGGGCGCGCCGCGTGATCCTCGGCGATCTGGTTGAGGATCGCCGCATGGGCCACATCGCATCCATGGACATCGCCAATGGCGTAAATACGGAGGTCGGGCGGCAAGGTCGCGGGTGCCGGCAGGAAAGAGATCATCGCATCGAAGCCAGGGTCATGATCGTCACCTAAGCACTGTCGGGAGATTCGACCAGACGGTCATGTGACCAGGGGCTCGACAGGGGGGCCGTGTGGCGGCAGAGGAGGGCCATGGATGCGATCCGCGTTGACACCCTGACCAAGCGCTACGGCACCACCCTCGCCGTGGATAGAATCAGTTTTCGCGTGCCGAAAGGCCGCACCGTCGGGCTTCTGGGCGGCAATGGCGCCGGGAAATCGACCACCATCGCCATGCTGCTGGCCTTGCTGGTACCGACCGAGGGACGGATTGAAGTTCTGGGTCATGATATGGCGCGGGATCGCTTTCGCGCCCTCGCCCGTATGAACTTTTCATCACCTTATATCGCGCTGCCCGGACGGCTGTCCGTGCGCGAGAACCTGCGCGTCTACGGACATCTCTATAATGTCCGGCGCATGGACCGCCGCATCGCCGAGCTGGCCGAGGAACTTAATCTGGGGGACTTCCTGGACCGCCTTGCGGGTCAGTTGTCGGCCGGGCAGAAGACCCGCGTGGCCTTGGCGAAATCGCTCATCAACCGCCCGGAAGTGCTGTTGCTGGACGAGCCGACCGCGAGCCTCGACCCCGATACCGGCGATCTGGTGCGAAGCTGGCTGGAGCGCTACCGCGCGGAATCCGGCTGCTCGATGCTGCTCGCGTCCCACAACATGGCCGAGGTCGAGCGGCTCTGCG
This window encodes:
- a CDS encoding ABC transporter ATP-binding protein, which encodes MDAIRVDTLTKRYGTTLAVDRISFRVPKGRTVGLLGGNGAGKSTTIAMLLALLVPTEGRIEVLGHDMARDRFRALARMNFSSPYIALPGRLSVRENLRVYGHLYNVRRMDRRIAELAEELNLGDFLDRLAGQLSAGQKTRVALAKSLINRPEVLLLDEPTASLDPDTGDLVRSWLERYRAESGCSMLLASHNMAEVERLCDHILVMRRGRIVDEGSPADLLARHGRESLEDVFLDIARARGHAAQETAS
- a CDS encoding class I SAM-dependent methyltransferase — translated: MQFGRVAALEDAYLKRTLDKTISPQDHMYNTGPDWYFSVGVDGLRVVLRALAMGRLNEVNHILDLPCGHGRVARHLHACFPNAHLTFADIDTDGVDFCVERFGGTGIYSQPDLSQVAFDVTYDLIWIGSLFTHVEQARAETWLRHLCGLLAPNGVLIATLHGNWSKEVQRSYGAMIGDAEWAKIMAGYELTGWGYARYPGPDNYGVSLCRASTVMAMAGRIEGVRILSYTERGWAGNHDVLVMEKWDRMEKF
- a CDS encoding metallophosphoesterase, with amino-acid sequence MISFLPAPATLPPDLRIYAIGDVHGCDVAHAAILNQIAEDHAARPVAEAIIIHLGDLIDRGPDSAAVLARVAAGSPIGGEMINLRGNHEELCLEALEFGGESMRHWRRNGGDTCLTDWGIPKRPEPPHIENLIPPDQMAVLRGEKLSYQRGGYIFVHAGIRPGVPIDAQDPHDLVWIRQPFLSWPEPLAAVVVHGHTPKDDPTVRVNRIGIDTGAVYGGRLTALVLEDSLMSFIQVPGPKKPRK
- a CDS encoding nucleoside hydrolase, which translates into the protein MTRRIIIDTDPGQDDAIAILLALASPEDVTVEAIVACAGNVPLTLTATNARKICELAGRPDIPVYAGCPRPMAARPLVTAEHVHGATGLDGPVLPQPLMALQAQHGVDFLVDILRAQPAGTITLCALGPLTNIAMALVKAPDIAPRIREIVLMGGAYFEVGNITPTAEFNIYVDPDAAAIVLGSGVPIVMMPLDVTHQVLTTEPRLERIRALPNQSGKAASAMLNFSERFDLKKYDSLGAPLHDPCVIAYLIRPELFQGRHINVEIETASPLTIGMTVADWWRVTDRVPNATFMRSVDHEGFYALLEERLARLP